AATCACATTAACGGCATAGAGAACTTTTGGGGTTTGTGTAATGTCAGATTATCAAGGTTTCGCGGTGTCCATAAACACAAGTTTTATTTGCATTTAAAAGAGTGTGAATTTAGATATAATCATCGTAAAGATATGTATAAATATCTGTTGAAAATAATAAGAGAAAATCCACTAAAATTATCTTAGTTTTTACTATATGTTATATTTGTAAACGGCATATTGTATTTTAGTAGGAAAGTGGTAATAAGTGTGAGAAAAATTACTAACTTTTTATGCTTAACTTATCTTGAACCTTTCCTTAATATTGGCGATTTATTTTATTGGCGTTACCGTTACAAAGGAGAAAAAATTAAAGAATTGATTGACGAATTGAAGACGGAAATAGTAGAGACGTTAGGGCTTGCGGACATTTCGGCTTCGGATATCGACGAAAACGAGCGGCTCGTTGGCGGAAATTTGGGAATCGACTCAATCGATACGCTTGAACTTATAATAATGATGGAGAAAAAGTACGGAGTAAAAGTGCCTAACGTTTCGGTCGGTCGCGAAGTTTTTTCGAGTGTCGCGAGTATGGCTAAATATATTTCGGAGAACAAAAAATAATGGGAATCCCCGTCGTTTCCGCCTTTTCGTTCAGTTCGGCTAAAAATATCGACGATTTATTTGACGGGAAATCATTTATAGATGTTCAAAATGAATTTTTAGATAAAGACGCAAATAAAATGCTTTGCGGGAGAGTTTCGTGTTTCGGCAAAAGCGATAATTTCAGTAAAACCGAAGAATTTGCAGACAAAACTATCGAAACTTTGCTCAAAACCGCAGGTATTTCTTTGAAAAATTTCAGCGATTACAACCCGTTTTTACTCGTAGGAACAACGGTCGGCGGAGTAGATAGAACCGAAAAAGAGTATTTGAAAGTAAGAAACGGGAATGAGATAAATCTGAAAAATTTTGAACGGCACGGCGCGGACAGTATGACAAAATTTTTAGCGCAAAAATATGGGTTTCGTCGGTTTTTAGCAATTTCGACCGCTTGTTCTTCAGGGCTTCACGCAATAGGTTTGGCGAAAAAAATAGTCGAAAGCAAAAAATCGGATTTGGTCGTAGCGGTCGGCGCCGACGCTCTGTGTGAATTAACGACAAAGGGATTTGAATCGCTGATGTTAGTTGACAAAAACGCCTGTCGTCCGTTTGACAAAAATCGCGCGGGAATTTCTTTAGGCGAAGGCGGCGGCGCAGTGATATTGTGTTCCGAGAACTTTGCAAAAACTACAAACATTGCCCCCCTCTCCTCCGATAGAGTTTTTATTGCAGGATACGGTTCGTCCTGTGACGCTTACCATGCGACAGCCCCAAACCCAAACGGCGAAGGAGCCGTTTCTGCGATAAAAAAAGCCATAGAAGATGCAAACATTTCTCCGAACGATATAGATTGGATTTGTTCGCACGGCACAGGAACGATAGACAACGATTTGGCGGAAATTAAAGCGTATCGAGCGGTTTTTTCCGAAAAAATTCCTCCGTTTTGCTCGTTCAAAGGCGCTATAGGACACACGCTTGCCGCTTCGGGAGCGATTGAAACCGCTTATGTAATTGAGGCTATGAAGCGGGAAATTATTCCCGTGACGGCCGGTTTTCACCAAATAGATGAAAGTATAGGAGTATCGCCTACAATTAGAAAATTGAGTAAAAAAGCGAAATTTGTACTTAAAACCGCTTTCGGTTTTGGCGGGAATAATGCGGCGGTAGTGATAAAAATGCGGTGAAAACGGGGGAGAGCAAATAATATGGCGCTTAACATACTGAAAAATATAGAAATAAACGAAAAAAATTTAAATGAAAAATTAAATTTGCTTCCGAATTCTCTCAAACGAAAGACGCCGAAAGTATTTCAACTTGCGTATTTGGCGGCAAGAGAAGCAATTTTAGATCTGAAAAAACCGCAGGCGATAATTTGTGTTTCACCGTT
This is a stretch of genomic DNA from Chitinispirillales bacterium. It encodes these proteins:
- a CDS encoding phosphopantetheine-binding protein: MRKITNFLCLTYLEPFLNIGDLFYWRYRYKGEKIKELIDELKTEIVETLGLADISASDIDENERLVGGNLGIDSIDTLELIIMMEKKYGVKVPNVSVGREVFSSVASMAKYISENKK
- a CDS encoding beta-ketoacyl-[acyl-carrier-protein] synthase family protein; this translates as MGIPVVSAFSFSSAKNIDDLFDGKSFIDVQNEFLDKDANKMLCGRVSCFGKSDNFSKTEEFADKTIETLLKTAGISLKNFSDYNPFLLVGTTVGGVDRTEKEYLKVRNGNEINLKNFERHGADSMTKFLAQKYGFRRFLAISTACSSGLHAIGLAKKIVESKKSDLVVAVGADALCELTTKGFESLMLVDKNACRPFDKNRAGISLGEGGGAVILCSENFAKTTNIAPLSSDRVFIAGYGSSCDAYHATAPNPNGEGAVSAIKKAIEDANISPNDIDWICSHGTGTIDNDLAEIKAYRAVFSEKIPPFCSFKGAIGHTLAASGAIETAYVIEAMKREIIPVTAGFHQIDESIGVSPTIRKLSKKAKFVLKTAFGFGGNNAAVVIKMR